One window from the genome of Nicotiana tomentosiformis chromosome 5, ASM39032v3, whole genome shotgun sequence encodes:
- the LOC138891868 gene encoding uncharacterized protein produces the protein MAEDYELWDVIYDGAFVPTKDLSDPAVAIPKMRKEFNDVDRKAIEKNFRAKKILVCGISPNEYNRISACQSAKVIWEDLQTAHEGTTQVKQSKIDMLTTEYELFRMKDDEHIQDMHTRFTSIINEIHSLGETISRNKLVRKILSVLPSSWESIVNAITKAKDLQTLTIDELVGNLKTYEMKKKKDNERREPKRAKNLVLKTDNNDSSGEDGDMA, from the coding sequence ATGGCTGAAGATTATGAGCTATGGGATGTCATATATGATGGAGCTTTTGTTCCCACCAAGGATCTTAGCGACCCAGCTGTAGCCATTCCCAAGATGAGGAAGGAATTCAATGATGTTGATCGAAAGGCCATAGAAAAGAACTTtcgtgcaaagaaaattcttgtttgTGGCATTAGTCCTAATGAATATAACAGGATATCGGCATGCCAATCAGCAAAAGTAATCTGGGAGGATCTTCAGACAGCTCACGAAGGAACAACACAGGTTAAACAATCCAAGATCGACATGCTCACAACTGAATACGAGCTTTTTAGGATGAAAGATGATGAACACATCCAAGATATGCACACTCGCTTCACCTCCATCATTAATGAGATTCACTCTCTTGGTGAAACTATTTCAAGAAACAAGCTTGTTAGGAAAATCCTTAGTGTTCTACCCAGTTCTTGGGAAAGCATAGTGAACGCCATTACAAAGGCGAAGGACTTACAGACACTGACCATTGATGAACTTGTTGGCAATCTGAAAacatatgaaatgaagaagaagaaggacaatgaaagaagagaacccaaaagggcgaagaacctggtcctcaagacagacaacaatgattcaagtggtgaggatggtgATATGGCTTAA